Proteins encoded in a region of the Vitis riparia cultivar Riparia Gloire de Montpellier isolate 1030 chromosome 7, EGFV_Vit.rip_1.0, whole genome shotgun sequence genome:
- the LOC117917646 gene encoding uncharacterized protein LOC117917646 isoform X3 — protein MASEKRMTVKLFCPSLSKVVSYVAREDQRLDLGSIARTFGLDPWSVKLNGHFISKGRDFISSSLTWNSLLSFFSSRSLPTGAVDANPLVVDGKLCRPGTKNDHEDVLACSKPQLEDSLKKIKLRETNSGCKDEDNLMIKRNGFGSKRKESVGDVNQPKKLRVHATESAGPGTNLSYRQSSCFQGSKDTLPSSILNTQFWCSHSENMKRMREDETVIPPFCKRTR, from the exons ATGGCAAGCGAGAAGAGGATGACCGTCAAGCTCTTCTGCCCATCGCTCTCCAAGGTGGTGTCCTACGTGGCTCGTGAGGATCAGAGGCTGGACCTTGGTTCTATTGCCCGGACCTTTGGGCTTGATCCCTGGTCTGTCAAGCTCAACGGCCACTTCATCAGCAAAGGCCGTGACTTCATCTCCTCATCCCTCACCTGGAACTCtctcctttctttcttctcttctcgCTCGCTCCCCACCGGCGCTGTCGATGCCAACCCCCTCGTCGTCGACGGGAAGCTCTGTAGACCCGGTACTAAGA ATGATCATGAGGATGTTCTTGCTTGCAGCAAGCCACAGCTTGAAGATTCCCTCAAAAAGATAAAGTTGAGGGAAACAAACTCAG GGTGCAAAGATGAGGATAATCTAATGATTAAACGCAATGGTTTTGGCTCAAAGAGAAAGGAATCAGTGGGAGATGTCAACCAGCCCAAGAAGTTGAGAGTGCATGCAACTGAATCAG CAGGTCCTGGTACAAATCTATCTTACAGACAAAGTTCATGTTTCCAAGGAAGTAAAGATACCTTGCCCAGTTCCATTCTGAACACCCAATTCTGGTGCAGTCACAGTGAAAATATGAAAAGGATGCGAGAGGATGAGACAGTGATCCCCCCTTTTTGCAAAAGGACTAGATGA
- the LOC117917646 gene encoding uncharacterized protein LOC117917646 isoform X1 translates to MASEKRMTVKLFCPSLSKVVSYVAREDQRLDLGSIARTFGLDPWSVKLNGHFISKGRDFISSSLTWNSLLSFFSSRSLPTGAVDANPLVVDGKLCRPGTKRLHDPADDHEDVLACSKPQLEDSLKKIKLRETNSGCKDEDNLMIKRNGFGSKRKESVGDVNQPKKLRVHATESAGPGTNLSYRQSSCFQGSKDTLPSSILNTQFWCSHSENMKRMREDETVIPPFCKRTR, encoded by the exons ATGGCAAGCGAGAAGAGGATGACCGTCAAGCTCTTCTGCCCATCGCTCTCCAAGGTGGTGTCCTACGTGGCTCGTGAGGATCAGAGGCTGGACCTTGGTTCTATTGCCCGGACCTTTGGGCTTGATCCCTGGTCTGTCAAGCTCAACGGCCACTTCATCAGCAAAGGCCGTGACTTCATCTCCTCATCCCTCACCTGGAACTCtctcctttctttcttctcttctcgCTCGCTCCCCACCGGCGCTGTCGATGCCAACCCCCTCGTCGTCGACGGGAAGCTCTGTAGACCCGGTACTAAGA GATTACATGACCCTGCAGATGATCATGAGGATGTTCTTGCTTGCAGCAAGCCACAGCTTGAAGATTCCCTCAAAAAGATAAAGTTGAGGGAAACAAACTCAG GGTGCAAAGATGAGGATAATCTAATGATTAAACGCAATGGTTTTGGCTCAAAGAGAAAGGAATCAGTGGGAGATGTCAACCAGCCCAAGAAGTTGAGAGTGCATGCAACTGAATCAG CAGGTCCTGGTACAAATCTATCTTACAGACAAAGTTCATGTTTCCAAGGAAGTAAAGATACCTTGCCCAGTTCCATTCTGAACACCCAATTCTGGTGCAGTCACAGTGAAAATATGAAAAGGATGCGAGAGGATGAGACAGTGATCCCCCCTTTTTGCAAAAGGACTAGATGA
- the LOC117917646 gene encoding uncharacterized protein LOC117917646 isoform X2 produces the protein MASEKRMTVKLFCPSLSKVVSYVAREDQRLDLGSIARTFGLDPWSVKLNGHFISKGRDFISSSLTWNSLLSFFSSRSLPTGAVDANPLVVDGKLCRPGTKRLHDPADDHEDVLACSKPQLEDSLKKIKLRETNSGCKDEDNLMIKRNGFGSKRKESVGDVNQPKKLRVHATESGPGTNLSYRQSSCFQGSKDTLPSSILNTQFWCSHSENMKRMREDETVIPPFCKRTR, from the exons ATGGCAAGCGAGAAGAGGATGACCGTCAAGCTCTTCTGCCCATCGCTCTCCAAGGTGGTGTCCTACGTGGCTCGTGAGGATCAGAGGCTGGACCTTGGTTCTATTGCCCGGACCTTTGGGCTTGATCCCTGGTCTGTCAAGCTCAACGGCCACTTCATCAGCAAAGGCCGTGACTTCATCTCCTCATCCCTCACCTGGAACTCtctcctttctttcttctcttctcgCTCGCTCCCCACCGGCGCTGTCGATGCCAACCCCCTCGTCGTCGACGGGAAGCTCTGTAGACCCGGTACTAAGA GATTACATGACCCTGCAGATGATCATGAGGATGTTCTTGCTTGCAGCAAGCCACAGCTTGAAGATTCCCTCAAAAAGATAAAGTTGAGGGAAACAAACTCAG GGTGCAAAGATGAGGATAATCTAATGATTAAACGCAATGGTTTTGGCTCAAAGAGAAAGGAATCAGTGGGAGATGTCAACCAGCCCAAGAAGTTGAGAGTGCATGCAACTGAATCAG GTCCTGGTACAAATCTATCTTACAGACAAAGTTCATGTTTCCAAGGAAGTAAAGATACCTTGCCCAGTTCCATTCTGAACACCCAATTCTGGTGCAGTCACAGTGAAAATATGAAAAGGATGCGAGAGGATGAGACAGTGATCCCCCCTTTTTGCAAAAGGACTAGATGA